The following proteins are encoded in a genomic region of Streptomyces collinus Tu 365:
- a CDS encoding alpha/beta hydrolase, giving the protein MSNRPAGRQTRFTVRPHGETGGPGPIRTFLRTTDGVRVEAVYDPGPVVYEASPDASPAAAGGTVFVVAHGFTGDVDRPHVRRVVDVLARYGAVVTFSFRGHGASGGRSTVGDREVLDLAAAVEWARGLGHTRVTTVGFSMGGSVVLRHAALYPGTVDAVVSVSAPARWYYRGTAPMRRLHWLVTRPGGRLVSRYGLRTRVHHRQWDPVPLSPVQAVPMIAPVPLLVVHGDRDGYFPLDHPRMLAEAAGAHGELWVEAGMGHAENAADEALLDRIGDWAVRPPRGGREA; this is encoded by the coding sequence ATGAGCAACCGTCCGGCAGGTCGACAGACCCGTTTCACCGTTCGTCCGCATGGCGAGACCGGCGGACCGGGCCCTATCAGGACGTTCCTGCGCACAACCGACGGCGTTCGGGTCGAGGCCGTATACGATCCGGGACCGGTCGTATACGAAGCATCACCGGACGCCTCCCCGGCCGCGGCCGGCGGCACGGTCTTCGTGGTCGCCCACGGCTTCACCGGCGACGTGGACCGGCCGCACGTGCGCAGGGTGGTGGACGTGCTCGCCCGCTACGGCGCCGTCGTGACCTTCTCCTTCCGTGGCCACGGCGCCTCGGGCGGCCGGTCCACGGTCGGCGACAGGGAGGTGCTGGACCTGGCCGCCGCGGTGGAGTGGGCGCGCGGCCTCGGGCACACCCGCGTGACGACGGTCGGTTTCTCCATGGGCGGCTCGGTGGTGCTGCGGCACGCGGCCCTGTACCCGGGCACGGTCGACGCGGTGGTCTCGGTCAGCGCCCCCGCGCGCTGGTACTACCGGGGCACCGCCCCCATGCGCCGGCTGCACTGGCTGGTGACCCGGCCCGGGGGACGCCTGGTGAGCCGCTACGGCCTGCGCACCCGCGTCCACCACCGGCAGTGGGACCCGGTGCCGCTCTCCCCGGTGCAGGCGGTCCCGATGATCGCGCCGGTCCCGCTGCTGGTCGTGCACGGCGACCGGGACGGCTACTTCCCGCTCGACCACCCGCGGATGCTCGCCGAGGCCGCCGGTGCGCACGGCGAGCTGTGGGTGGAGGCCGGCATGGGGCACGCCGAGAACGCGGCGGACGAGGCGCTGCTCGACCGGATCGGCGACTGGGCCGTCCGGCCGCCGCGGGGCGGGCGGGAGGCATGA
- a CDS encoding Fur family transcriptional regulator: MVSTDWKSDLRQRGYRLTPQRQLVLEAVDTLEHATPDAILGEVRRTASGVNISTVYRTLELLEELGLVSHAHLGHGAPTYHLADRHHHLHLVCRDCENVIEADVEVAADFTAKLRERFGFDTDMKHFAIFGRCKDCSLKSSTTTS, encoded by the coding sequence GTGGTGAGCACCGACTGGAAGAGCGACCTCAGGCAGCGCGGCTACCGGCTGACGCCGCAGCGGCAACTCGTGCTCGAAGCCGTGGACACCCTGGAGCACGCGACCCCCGACGCGATCCTAGGCGAGGTGCGCAGGACCGCGTCGGGGGTCAACATCTCCACCGTCTACCGCACGCTGGAGCTGCTGGAGGAGCTGGGCCTGGTCAGCCACGCCCACCTCGGCCACGGGGCGCCCACCTACCACCTCGCCGACCGCCACCACCATCTGCACCTGGTCTGCCGCGACTGCGAGAACGTCATCGAGGCGGACGTGGAGGTGGCCGCCGACTTCACGGCCAAGCTGCGCGAGCGGTTCGGGTTCGACACCGACATGAAGCACTTCGCGATCTTCGGCCGCTGCAAGGACTGCTCCCTGAAGAGTTCAACTACCACGTCGTAG
- the dtd gene encoding D-aminoacyl-tRNA deacylase — translation MRAVVQRVDGASVVVDGETVGAIEGEGLCVLVGVTHEDTKEKAAQLARKLWSIRMLRDERSCSDVDAPLLVVSQFTLYGDARKGRRPTWNAAAPGEVAEPLVDEVVAQLRALGATVATGRFGAAMRMSLTNDGPFTVLLEM, via the coding sequence ATGCGTGCGGTGGTGCAGAGGGTGGACGGCGCCAGTGTCGTCGTGGACGGCGAGACGGTGGGCGCGATCGAGGGCGAGGGCCTGTGCGTCCTGGTGGGGGTGACCCACGAGGACACCAAGGAGAAGGCGGCCCAACTGGCCCGCAAACTCTGGTCGATCCGGATGCTGCGGGACGAGAGGTCGTGCAGCGACGTCGACGCGCCGCTGCTCGTCGTCAGCCAGTTCACCCTCTACGGCGACGCCCGCAAGGGCCGCCGCCCCACCTGGAACGCGGCCGCGCCCGGCGAGGTCGCCGAGCCTCTGGTCGACGAGGTGGTCGCGCAGCTGCGCGCCCTGGGCGCGACGGTGGCGACGGGCCGCTTCGGGGCCGCGATGCGGATGTCCCTGACGAACGACGGCCCGTTCACCGTCCTGCTGGAGATGTAG
- a CDS encoding DUF2993 domain-containing protein, protein MRALRILLILVVILGGLFVIADRVAVHFAENEAADKLRNTENLASTPDVNIKGFPFLTQVASGSLDDVQVGIKNYEAATGTGGRTIRIDDLTADMKGVDFSGDYSSATASTATGTATIAYDELLKTAKSQPTQVAPGVTARVVGLSDGGNGKIKVAVDATVLGTRLPKPVYVLSTVTVENDKVKVQADALPKLGGAPIAEGRIREITDFQQAIDQLPGGIKLDKVQAAPDGVEISVKGSGVKLAG, encoded by the coding sequence ATGCGTGCCCTGCGAATACTCCTGATCCTCGTCGTGATCCTGGGCGGCCTGTTCGTGATCGCGGACCGGGTGGCCGTGCACTTCGCCGAGAACGAGGCCGCGGACAAGCTGCGGAACACCGAGAATTTGGCGTCCACCCCGGACGTGAACATCAAGGGCTTCCCCTTCCTCACCCAGGTCGCGAGCGGCTCCCTGGACGACGTCCAGGTCGGCATCAAGAACTACGAGGCGGCCACCGGCACCGGCGGCAGGACCATCCGGATCGACGACCTCACGGCCGACATGAAGGGCGTCGACTTCTCCGGCGACTACAGCTCCGCGACCGCCTCCACCGCCACCGGCACCGCGACGATCGCCTACGACGAGCTGCTCAAGACCGCCAAGTCCCAGCCGACCCAGGTCGCGCCGGGCGTCACGGCCCGGGTCGTCGGCCTCTCCGACGGCGGCAACGGCAAGATCAAGGTCGCGGTCGACGCCACCGTGCTCGGCACCAGGCTGCCCAAGCCGGTCTACGTCCTCAGCACGGTCACCGTCGAGAACGACAAGGTCAAGGTGCAGGCCGACGCCCTGCCCAAGCTGGGCGGTGCCCCCATCGCCGAGGGCCGTATCCGCGAGATCACCGACTTCCAGCAGGCCATCGACCAGCTCCCCGGCGGCATCAAGCTGGACAAGGTGCAGGCCGCCCCGGACGGCGTGGAGATCAGCGTGAAGGGTTCGGGCGTCAAGCTCGCGGGGTAG
- a CDS encoding winged helix-turn-helix transcriptional regulator, with the protein MSSLLLLTNALQPSTEVLPALGLLLHNVRVAPAEGPALVDTPGADVILIDGRRDLPQVRSLCQLLRSTGPGCPLLLVVTEGGLAAVTADWGIDDVLLDTAGPAEVEARLRLAMGRQQIVNDDSPMEIRNGDLSVDEATYSAKLKGRVLDLTFKEFELLKYLAQHPGRVFTRAQLLQEVWGYDYFGGTRTVDVHVRRLRAKLGPEHESLIGTVRNVGYRFVTPEKGDRSGEDSRAKAERAKADDADTSAVLDGVELHADA; encoded by the coding sequence ATGAGTTCTCTGCTGCTCCTGACCAACGCCCTCCAGCCGTCGACCGAGGTGCTCCCGGCGCTCGGCCTGCTCCTGCACAACGTGCGGGTCGCCCCGGCGGAGGGCCCCGCCCTCGTCGACACCCCCGGCGCCGACGTCATCCTGATCGACGGCCGCCGCGACCTGCCGCAGGTGCGCAGCCTGTGCCAGCTGCTGCGCTCCACCGGCCCCGGCTGTCCGCTCCTGCTCGTCGTCACCGAGGGCGGCCTGGCCGCCGTCACCGCCGACTGGGGCATCGACGACGTGCTGCTGGACACCGCGGGCCCGGCCGAGGTCGAGGCTCGGCTGCGGCTCGCCATGGGCCGCCAGCAGATCGTCAACGACGACTCCCCGATGGAGATCCGCAACGGCGACCTCTCGGTGGACGAGGCGACCTACTCGGCCAAGCTGAAGGGCCGGGTCCTGGACCTGACCTTCAAGGAGTTCGAGCTGCTCAAGTACCTCGCCCAGCACCCGGGCCGGGTCTTCACCCGCGCCCAGCTGCTGCAGGAGGTGTGGGGCTACGACTACTTCGGCGGCACCCGGACCGTGGACGTGCACGTACGGCGGCTGCGCGCCAAGCTCGGCCCGGAGCACGAGTCGCTGATCGGGACCGTCCGGAACGTCGGTTATCGATTCGTTACGCCCGAGAAGGGCGACCGGTCCGGCGAGGACTCCAGGGCCAAGGCGGAACGGGCAAAGGCGGACGATGCGGACACCTCCGCCGTGCTGGACGGAGTGGAGCTCCACGCGGACGCGTAG
- a CDS encoding YgfZ/GcvT domain-containing protein, whose protein sequence is MKSPLLSLPGAVPAEGVDEGVAAHYGDLFREQRALAGGDGFVDLSHRGVVTVSGEDRLSWLHLLLTQHVSDLPAGQATEALILSANGHIEHALYLVDDGATTWAHVEPGTEEALIAYLESMKFFYRVEVADRTADIAVVHLPAGSITEVPEDAVVRETAYGRDLFLPRADLESFAAAAGPAAGLLAHEALRVEQHRPRLGFETDHRTIPHELGWIGSAVHLQKGCYRGQETVARVQNLGKPPRRLVFLHLDGSDVHLPVHGTEIRLADEGPDGRKIGFVTTSARHHELGPVALALVKRNVPTDAPLVAGDTAAAQETVVEP, encoded by the coding sequence ATGAAGAGCCCCCTGCTGTCCCTGCCCGGCGCCGTTCCCGCCGAGGGCGTGGACGAAGGCGTCGCCGCCCACTACGGCGACCTGTTCCGCGAGCAGCGCGCCCTCGCCGGGGGCGACGGTTTCGTCGACCTCTCGCACCGCGGCGTGGTCACCGTCTCCGGCGAGGACCGGCTGAGCTGGCTGCACCTGCTGCTCACCCAGCACGTCAGCGACCTGCCCGCGGGCCAGGCCACCGAGGCGCTGATCCTGTCCGCGAACGGCCACATCGAGCACGCCCTGTACCTGGTGGACGACGGCGCGACGACCTGGGCGCACGTCGAGCCCGGCACCGAGGAGGCGCTGATCGCCTACCTGGAGTCGATGAAGTTCTTCTACCGGGTCGAGGTCGCCGACCGCACCGCCGACATCGCGGTCGTCCACCTGCCGGCCGGTTCGATCACCGAGGTCCCCGAGGACGCCGTCGTACGCGAGACGGCGTACGGCCGTGACCTCTTCCTGCCCCGGGCCGACCTGGAGTCCTTCGCGGCCGCTGCCGGGCCCGCCGCCGGTCTGCTCGCCCACGAGGCGCTGCGGGTCGAGCAGCACCGCCCCCGCCTCGGCTTCGAGACCGACCACCGCACGATCCCGCACGAGCTGGGCTGGATCGGCAGCGCGGTCCACCTCCAGAAGGGCTGCTACCGCGGCCAGGAGACGGTCGCCCGGGTGCAGAACCTGGGCAAGCCGCCCCGCCGCCTGGTCTTCCTGCACCTGGACGGCAGCGACGTCCACCTGCCGGTCCACGGCACCGAGATCCGCCTCGCGGACGAGGGCCCCGACGGCCGCAAGATCGGGTTCGTCACCACGTCGGCGCGCCACCACGAGCTGGGCCCGGTGGCCCTCGCCCTGGTCAAGCGGAACGTGCCGACCGACGCCCCGCTGGTGGCCGGTGACACGGCCGCCGCCCAGGAGACGGTCGTCGAGCCCTAG
- a CDS encoding MoaD/ThiS family protein, producing MPKVTVRYWAAAKAAAQVAEEPYDAATLADALAAVRERHPGELTRVLRRCSFLVDGDPVGTRAHETVRLAEGGTVEVLPPFAGG from the coding sequence ATGCCCAAGGTCACGGTCCGCTACTGGGCCGCTGCCAAGGCCGCGGCCCAGGTCGCCGAGGAGCCGTACGACGCGGCCACCCTCGCCGACGCGCTCGCCGCGGTGCGCGAGCGACACCCCGGTGAACTCACGCGCGTCCTGCGGCGATGCTCCTTCCTCGTCGACGGTGACCCCGTCGGGACCCGCGCGCATGAGACCGTACGGCTGGCCGAGGGCGGCACGGTCGAGGTGCTCCCGCCGTTCGCAGGAGGATGA
- a CDS encoding Ms5788A family Cys-rich leader peptide: protein MKRQADLTKRRAVDLCRVAAMLCRPF from the coding sequence ATGAAGCGACAGGCGGACCTCACGAAGCGGCGGGCAGTGGACCTGTGCCGCGTTGCCGCCATGCTCTGTCGCCCCTTCTGA
- a CDS encoding DUF3099 domain-containing protein: MYARRRHLYFAMMGICIGLFVLAWAVVRIWSVPAAVGMCVVAMLIPPVAAMVANRRGPEDRWWDDPSGDPESDEWWDELDGKKRPRS; this comes from the coding sequence ATGTACGCCCGGCGGCGGCACCTGTACTTCGCCATGATGGGGATCTGCATCGGCCTCTTCGTCCTGGCGTGGGCCGTCGTGCGCATCTGGTCGGTGCCGGCGGCCGTCGGCATGTGCGTGGTGGCCATGCTCATCCCGCCCGTGGCCGCGATGGTCGCCAACCGGCGCGGTCCGGAGGACCGCTGGTGGGACGACCCCTCGGGCGACCCGGAGTCCGACGAGTGGTGGGACGAGCTGGACGGCAAGAAGCGCCCCCGCTCCTAG
- a CDS encoding FABP family protein, with the protein MIEIPSDLHKDLVPLAFLLGNWAGAGVHDFPGSEKCNFGQEVTFTHDGRDFLEYRSHTWVLDNEGNKVRPLESESGFWRIDADRKVEVTMTRDDGVIEIWYGEMAAKKPQIDLVTDAVARTAASQPYTGGKRLYGYVKSDLMWVGEKQTPEVELRPYMSAHLKKVVTPEDVERWAKALPDDMPDDGIAFFK; encoded by the coding sequence ATGATCGAGATCCCGTCCGACCTGCACAAGGACCTCGTCCCGCTGGCCTTCCTGCTCGGCAACTGGGCCGGTGCGGGCGTCCACGACTTCCCCGGCTCCGAGAAGTGCAACTTCGGCCAGGAAGTCACCTTCACCCACGACGGCCGGGACTTCCTCGAGTACCGCTCGCACACCTGGGTCCTGGACAACGAGGGCAACAAGGTCCGGCCCCTGGAGTCGGAGTCCGGCTTCTGGCGGATCGACGCCGACCGCAAGGTCGAGGTGACGATGACCCGCGACGACGGCGTCATCGAGATCTGGTACGGCGAGATGGCCGCCAAGAAGCCGCAGATCGACCTGGTCACCGACGCGGTGGCGCGCACGGCGGCCTCCCAGCCGTACACCGGCGGCAAGCGGCTGTACGGCTACGTCAAGAGCGACCTCATGTGGGTCGGCGAGAAGCAGACCCCCGAGGTCGAGCTGCGCCCCTACATGTCGGCCCACCTGAAGAAGGTCGTCACCCCCGAAGATGTCGAGCGCTGGGCGAAGGCCCTGCCCGACGATATGCCGGACGACGGCATCGCGTTCTTCAAGTAG
- a CDS encoding DUF1416 domain-containing protein: MCGAKAGGPDASTIKPGETTIQGQVTRDGEPVTGYVRLLDSTGEFTAEVPTSATGQFRFYAAEGTWTLRALVPGATADRTVVAQQGGLAEVAIAV; the protein is encoded by the coding sequence ATGTGCGGAGCTAAGGCCGGCGGCCCGGACGCCTCGACGATCAAGCCCGGTGAGACGACCATCCAGGGCCAGGTGACCCGCGACGGCGAGCCGGTGACGGGCTACGTCCGTCTGCTCGACTCGACGGGCGAGTTCACCGCGGAGGTCCCCACCTCCGCGACGGGACAGTTCCGCTTCTACGCGGCCGAGGGCACCTGGACGCTGCGCGCCCTCGTCCCCGGCGCCACCGCCGACCGCACGGTCGTCGCCCAGCAGGGCGGCCTCGCGGAGGTCGCGATCGCGGTCTGA
- a CDS encoding DsrE family protein, whose protein sequence is MAKKLVIKVTAGADAPERCSQAFTVAAVAVASGVEVSLWLTGESSWFALPGRAAEFELPHAAPLPDLLDSILAAGRVTLCTQCAARREITEKDVLEGVRIAGAQVFVQEALGDGTQALVY, encoded by the coding sequence ATGGCGAAGAAGCTCGTGATCAAGGTGACGGCGGGGGCCGATGCCCCCGAGCGCTGCTCGCAGGCGTTCACGGTGGCGGCGGTCGCCGTGGCCAGTGGGGTCGAGGTCTCGCTGTGGCTGACCGGGGAGTCCTCGTGGTTCGCGCTGCCGGGGCGGGCCGCCGAGTTCGAGCTGCCGCACGCCGCGCCGCTGCCGGACCTGCTCGACTCGATCCTCGCGGCCGGCCGCGTCACCCTGTGCACGCAGTGCGCCGCCCGGCGCGAGATCACCGAGAAGGACGTCCTGGAGGGCGTACGGATCGCGGGCGCGCAGGTCTTCGTGCAGGAGGCCCTGGGGGACGGGACGCAGGCGCTCGTCTACTGA
- a CDS encoding sulfurtransferase, which yields MSRSDVLVDADWVQDHLDDPNVAIVEVDEDTSAYEKNHIKNAIRIDWTKDLQDPVRRDFIDQEGFEKLLSKKGIANDTLVILYGGNNNWFASYAYWYFKLYGHDSVKLLDGGRKKWELDARELVDGTEVPERATTDYKAKAQDTSIRAFRDDVVAAIGAQNLVDVRSPDEFSGKLLAPAHLPQEQSQRPGHVPTARNIPWSKNANDDGTFKSDDELKALYADEDVDLAKDTIAYCRIGERSALTWFVLHELLGVENVKNYDGSWTEYGSLVGVPIELGAGK from the coding sequence ATGAGTCGCAGCGACGTCCTCGTCGACGCAGACTGGGTCCAGGACCACCTGGACGACCCGAACGTCGCCATCGTCGAGGTGGACGAGGACACGTCCGCCTACGAGAAGAACCACATCAAGAACGCGATCCGCATCGACTGGACCAAGGATCTCCAGGACCCGGTCCGCCGTGACTTCATCGACCAGGAGGGCTTCGAGAAGCTCCTGTCGAAGAAGGGCATCGCCAACGACACGCTGGTGATCCTCTACGGCGGCAACAACAACTGGTTCGCGTCCTACGCCTACTGGTACTTCAAGCTGTACGGCCACGACAGCGTGAAGCTCCTCGACGGCGGCCGCAAGAAGTGGGAGCTGGACGCCCGCGAGCTGGTCGACGGCACCGAGGTCCCCGAGCGCGCCACGACCGACTACAAGGCCAAGGCGCAGGACACCTCGATCCGCGCCTTCCGCGACGACGTCGTCGCCGCGATCGGCGCGCAGAACCTGGTCGACGTCCGTTCGCCCGACGAGTTCTCCGGCAAGCTGCTCGCCCCGGCGCACCTGCCGCAGGAGCAGTCGCAGCGCCCGGGCCACGTGCCCACCGCCCGCAACATCCCGTGGTCGAAGAACGCCAACGACGACGGCACCTTCAAGTCGGACGACGAGCTCAAGGCGCTCTACGCCGACGAGGACGTGGACCTCGCCAAGGACACGATCGCCTACTGCCGCATCGGTGAGCGCTCCGCCCTGACCTGGTTCGTCCTGCACGAGCTGCTCGGCGTGGAGAACGTCAAGAACTACGACGGCTCCTGGACCGAGTACGGCTCCCTCGTCGGCGTGCCGATCGAGCTCGGCGCCGGCAAGTAA